In the genome of Paenibacillus pabuli, one region contains:
- a CDS encoding ArsR/SmtB family transcription factor, with protein MAYHVKIDVSPIYEMLNSFLVYVTKKWIQHLDVGPEWIIEVEGKLSSNVRAALAPAATWPFDDFDVLFAWAAYRNASNENIDFLDMLAGLTPEELFARVSVLLPHLTIEESTRIRDSYVPLLRLWDQHYCQQMSEDYRIWLEEDAEEKRILLNKMGPELLIEYATAGVLVEPMPGLDEVILFPTVHNRPINMYCFYEGMMIMQYPVDAPEEDEDQPPTCLLRFTHALADPERLRLLRYVSGEPKSLAEMCEKLGKDEDMVKDQVMALRIAGLLRTHLLGSNRKEKYSIRPDGVSELNMFLESYIRI; from the coding sequence ATGGCTTATCATGTTAAAATCGATGTTTCACCGATATATGAAATGCTAAACAGCTTCTTGGTATATGTAACGAAGAAGTGGATTCAACATTTGGACGTTGGCCCCGAATGGATTATTGAGGTCGAAGGCAAACTAAGTTCCAATGTTCGAGCAGCGCTCGCACCTGCTGCCACCTGGCCTTTTGATGACTTTGACGTTTTGTTTGCATGGGCAGCCTATCGAAACGCTTCTAATGAGAATATTGATTTTCTGGATATGCTGGCTGGACTGACACCTGAAGAGTTGTTCGCCCGCGTATCTGTTCTGCTGCCCCATCTCACAATAGAGGAATCTACACGGATTCGGGATAGCTATGTGCCACTGCTGCGGCTCTGGGATCAGCATTACTGCCAGCAAATGAGTGAGGATTATCGTATCTGGCTGGAAGAAGACGCTGAAGAGAAACGCATACTGCTTAATAAAATGGGTCCTGAACTCCTTATTGAATACGCTACTGCGGGTGTTCTGGTTGAACCAATGCCTGGACTGGATGAAGTAATCCTGTTTCCAACCGTTCACAACCGCCCCATTAATATGTACTGTTTCTATGAAGGCATGATGATCATGCAGTATCCTGTGGATGCACCAGAAGAGGATGAGGACCAACCCCCAACCTGTCTGCTTCGTTTTACACATGCTCTGGCTGATCCCGAGAGACTTCGTCTGCTCCGTTACGTTTCAGGTGAACCGAAGTCGCTTGCTGAAATGTGTGAAAAGCTGGGCAAAGACGAGGATATGGTTAAAGATCAAGTTATGGCACTGCGCATCGCCGGACTGCTGCGAACCCATCTGCTCGGCAGTAATCGCAAAGAAAAATACAGTATTCGGCCAGATGGCGTATCTGAATTGAACATGTTTCTGGAATCCTATATTCGAATATAA
- a CDS encoding HAD family hydrolase, with translation MKIIKQHILFDLDDTLVYCNKYFNLVLGEFFENMQEWFDGHGLTVQQIREKQLEIDVTGVDKLGFASHHFPQSLIDTYRFFSQKFAKPTSRKEETYLTKLGMSVYDQEVEPYPHMVETLENLKSAGHALYLYTGGETVIQQRKIDQMKLSVYFDDRIYIRQHKNVEALEGILSTGPFERRATWMIGNSLRTDIMPAVTAGIHSIYIKQPNEWQYNMVELQPNPETSMYTITALEEVPKVIHENIQQQQQQRTLS, from the coding sequence ATGAAAATAATAAAACAACATATTTTGTTTGATCTTGATGATACACTGGTATATTGCAACAAATATTTCAACCTGGTGCTTGGCGAATTTTTCGAGAACATGCAGGAGTGGTTTGATGGACACGGCCTAACGGTTCAACAAATTAGGGAGAAACAGCTGGAGATTGATGTAACTGGGGTAGACAAACTGGGATTTGCAAGTCATCATTTCCCGCAATCCCTTATTGATACCTATCGTTTCTTTTCCCAAAAATTCGCAAAGCCCACCTCTCGCAAAGAAGAGACTTACCTCACCAAATTGGGAATGAGTGTATATGACCAAGAGGTTGAGCCTTATCCTCATATGGTTGAAACGCTAGAGAACCTGAAATCAGCAGGACATGCCCTCTATTTGTACACTGGAGGAGAAACCGTAATCCAGCAGCGGAAGATTGACCAGATGAAGCTCTCAGTCTATTTTGATGACCGGATCTACATTCGGCAGCATAAGAATGTTGAAGCGCTTGAAGGCATTCTCTCTACTGGCCCATTTGAACGTCGTGCAACTTGGATGATTGGAAACTCACTGCGTACAGACATCATGCCAGCAGTGACGGCAGGAATCCATAGCATTTATATCAAACAGCCGAACGAATGGCAATACAATATGGTGGAGCTTCAACCTAATCCCGAGACATCGATGTATACGATCACTGCACTGGAAGAGGTGCCGAAGGTCATCCATGAAAATATACAACAGCAGCAACAGCAAAGGACCCTGAGTTAA
- a CDS encoding type IA DNA topoisomerase produces MKTLVIAEKPDMGRTIAAVIEPRAKNNRSYLEGEHYIITWAIGHLLGLAEPDAYDSKYKRWNIGDLPIIPDQFKIVPNPRTKDQLKIIGELAKRASAIVNACDAGREGQYIFALIQQQLKLRQPVKRLWISDLTAESIKRGFDGLKDASEFENLTHAARARSEADWLIGMNASRAFTTRHNALLSVGRVQTPVLALIYDREIEIEAFQSQTFYEVAAWFRQEGVEYRGLRQGDKLTDPAVAESIATSVKGKTGQITKYEAKQTKEYPYRLYDLTLLQREANAKYGYGAKKTLDIAQALYEKHKVISYPRTNSNYVTEQNIEGMHKTLNLLKNGSYSELAQGAKPELVHKNNKGVCNPSRVEDHHAILPTLKRPGTLSKDEQNIYDLIVRRFLSHFYPPAEYKQHTVLTDVEKHQFKTSVKELLSLGWKVVLGSSDQEQTGKKKTKKNSNEEEEAEEWTDKAFAVQPELPVQCTKSEFKEKATQPPKSYTEGTLLKAMESAGKQIENEELRDAMKDSGLGTPATRAATIERLKNVGYITMQGKKMQLTLKGRTAIELIRKAGVDLLTSPEMTGQWERRLYQISKGEAGQDKFMENVKKFTMSIIDKVRVQAPAPADAFGEDTRGKGKGAKAKRTSTRVTSAKTSSAGLGTHAGSKTSRQTSGASSRTGSVANSTAQKQSSNSGQPGVRETLAFCPSPGCTGQIIEGKKGYGCTRFKEGCGFVIWKEYIGKKITSTMLKALIEKGSTQVLAFKRKDGSTVKARIILQDKTTGKLSAEKQEA; encoded by the coding sequence ATGAAGACATTGGTTATTGCGGAAAAGCCCGACATGGGACGAACCATTGCCGCCGTCATAGAACCAAGAGCCAAGAACAATCGCAGTTATTTGGAAGGTGAGCATTACATTATCACCTGGGCGATTGGTCATCTATTGGGACTTGCTGAACCGGACGCCTATGATTCAAAGTATAAGCGCTGGAATATCGGCGACCTGCCAATCATTCCGGATCAGTTCAAGATTGTACCCAACCCCAGAACGAAAGATCAACTGAAAATAATCGGAGAACTTGCGAAAAGGGCATCGGCCATCGTTAATGCTTGTGATGCAGGGCGAGAGGGACAGTATATTTTTGCCTTAATTCAACAACAGTTGAAGCTCCGTCAGCCTGTAAAACGCCTGTGGATATCGGATCTGACGGCAGAGAGTATTAAACGTGGTTTTGACGGTTTGAAAGATGCGTCTGAATTTGAGAATTTGACTCATGCTGCCCGGGCTCGTAGTGAAGCGGATTGGCTCATTGGCATGAATGCATCCCGGGCTTTTACCACCCGACACAATGCTTTGCTCTCTGTAGGCCGGGTGCAGACTCCGGTGCTGGCCTTGATCTATGATCGGGAAATCGAAATTGAAGCGTTCCAGTCCCAGACCTTTTATGAAGTAGCCGCATGGTTTCGTCAAGAAGGAGTGGAGTACAGGGGTTTGCGTCAAGGGGACAAGCTAACCGACCCCGCCGTTGCTGAATCAATTGCGACCAGCGTGAAGGGGAAGACGGGACAGATTACCAAGTACGAAGCAAAACAGACCAAGGAGTATCCATATCGGTTGTATGATCTGACCCTTTTGCAACGTGAAGCAAATGCCAAGTATGGATATGGGGCGAAGAAAACGTTGGATATTGCACAGGCGCTTTATGAGAAACATAAGGTGATCTCTTATCCTAGAACCAATTCGAACTATGTTACGGAACAGAATATTGAAGGTATGCACAAAACGCTGAATTTGCTTAAGAATGGATCATACAGTGAACTGGCGCAAGGAGCGAAGCCTGAACTCGTTCATAAAAATAACAAGGGTGTATGTAACCCGTCCAGAGTTGAGGATCACCATGCGATTCTGCCTACATTGAAACGACCGGGTACGTTATCCAAGGATGAACAGAATATTTATGATCTGATAGTAAGGCGTTTCTTATCCCATTTCTATCCGCCAGCAGAGTATAAGCAGCATACCGTGCTCACTGACGTTGAGAAGCACCAGTTCAAAACATCTGTGAAAGAGCTGCTTTCACTGGGGTGGAAGGTGGTACTGGGCTCGTCAGATCAGGAGCAGACAGGCAAGAAAAAGACAAAGAAGAACAGCAACGAAGAAGAGGAAGCGGAGGAATGGACGGACAAGGCATTTGCCGTTCAACCTGAATTGCCTGTTCAATGTACCAAAAGTGAATTCAAGGAGAAGGCGACACAGCCTCCCAAGAGTTATACTGAGGGAACGTTGTTAAAAGCAATGGAGAGTGCAGGGAAACAGATTGAGAATGAAGAGCTGCGTGATGCAATGAAAGACAGTGGACTGGGTACACCGGCGACTCGTGCAGCAACAATTGAAAGACTTAAAAACGTGGGTTACATTACGATGCAGGGTAAAAAGATGCAGCTGACGTTAAAGGGCCGGACAGCCATTGAACTAATCCGCAAGGCAGGCGTTGATCTGCTAACTTCGCCTGAGATGACGGGCCAATGGGAAAGAAGGTTGTACCAAATCTCCAAAGGTGAAGCGGGCCAGGATAAGTTCATGGAGAACGTCAAGAAATTTACGATGTCCATTATCGATAAAGTACGTGTGCAGGCACCGGCACCAGCGGACGCTTTTGGGGAAGACACGCGGGGTAAAGGTAAGGGAGCCAAAGCCAAGAGAACCAGTACAAGAGTAACTTCTGCTAAAACATCAAGTGCTGGCTTGGGTACCCATGCAGGTTCGAAGACTTCACGTCAAACGTCGGGAGCTTCATCCAGAACTGGTAGTGTTGCGAACTCGACGGCGCAAAAGCAATCTTCGAATTCGGGCCAACCGGGCGTTCGTGAAACGCTGGCATTTTGTCCATCACCGGGCTGCACCGGTCAGATTATAGAAGGCAAAAAAGGTTACGGCTGCACACGTTTCAAGGAAGGCTGCGGATTTGTCATTTGGAAAGAATACATCGGCAAGAAAATTACCAGTACAATGTTAAAAGCGTTGATTGAAAAAGGAAGTACTCAGGTATTGGCTTTTAAACGAAAAGACGGAAGTACGGTAAAGGCGCGTATTATTCTGCAAGATAAGACAACAGGCAAACTATCTGCCGAGAAACAAGAGGCATGA
- a CDS encoding Fur family transcriptional regulator, with protein MSEQIDDIKKQLVAKGYKLTQQREVTVRVLLEHEKDHFSAEEVFLLVKEQFPEIGLATVYRTLELLSDLQVVEKINFGDGAARFDLRSTDGSHHHHHLICTECGTVEEIMEDGLLRLEQQIERQYGFAVTDHRLDFQGVCKECRAKQALNEQAAG; from the coding sequence ATTTCAGAACAAATTGATGACATTAAGAAACAATTGGTTGCAAAAGGTTATAAGCTGACACAGCAACGAGAAGTGACGGTACGTGTGTTACTTGAACATGAAAAGGATCATTTTAGCGCAGAGGAAGTATTTCTGCTGGTAAAGGAACAATTCCCCGAGATTGGCTTAGCTACAGTATATCGTACGCTTGAACTGCTTAGTGATCTTCAGGTCGTGGAAAAGATTAATTTTGGGGACGGTGCTGCGCGTTTTGACCTGCGAAGTACGGATGGCTCACATCACCATCATCATTTGATTTGCACAGAGTGTGGCACTGTGGAAGAGATTATGGAAGATGGCTTGCTTCGTTTGGAACAACAAATCGAGCGTCAGTATGGCTTTGCCGTTACAGACCATCGGCTTGATTTTCAGGGCGTATGCAAAGAATGCAGAGCGAAGCAGGCTTTGAATGAACAGGCAGCAGGGTAA
- a CDS encoding glutamate synthase subunit beta, whose translation MSTPTGFMEYKRQLPADRQPAERVKDWEEFHKHMAEEELRTQGARCMDCGTPYCHTGIDMIGGTSGCPVHNLIPEWNNLVYRGLWREALDRLHKTNNFPEFTGRVCPAPCEGSCTVGLIGEPVTIKTIEEAIIEKGFEEGWVVPQPPEKRTGKRVAVVGSGPAGLATAAQLNKAGHSVTVYERSDRVGGLLMYGIPTMKLDKNVVQRRVDLLEAEGIQFVTNTEIGKDIAAQQLVDDYDAVVLCGGATKPREFNIEGSDLKGVHYAMDFLNGSIKSYLDSNLEDGNYLSAQDKDVIVIGGGDTGSDCVATSLRHGCRSITQFGTHTQAPMERDRINNPWPQFPNVYTLDYAQEEAKALFGDDPREFSIMTTKFVGDDEGNLKELHTVQIERIVDETGRKIYQPIPGTERVFPAQMALIAIGFDGPEQTLVEQLGLATDRRTNVKARYGKYNTNVDKVFAAGDMRRGQSLVVWAINEGREAAREVDKYLMGSTVLV comes from the coding sequence ATGTCTACACCTACTGGATTTATGGAATACAAACGGCAGCTGCCTGCGGACCGCCAACCAGCGGAACGGGTTAAGGATTGGGAAGAGTTTCATAAACATATGGCTGAAGAAGAGCTCAGAACACAAGGTGCACGATGCATGGATTGTGGTACCCCGTATTGCCATACAGGTATAGACATGATTGGCGGAACATCGGGCTGTCCTGTGCATAACCTGATTCCAGAATGGAATAATCTGGTGTATCGTGGTTTGTGGAGAGAAGCACTTGACCGTCTGCACAAAACGAATAATTTCCCTGAGTTTACAGGTCGTGTCTGTCCTGCTCCTTGTGAAGGATCATGTACAGTTGGACTTATCGGTGAACCTGTAACCATTAAAACGATTGAAGAAGCAATTATTGAAAAAGGTTTTGAAGAAGGATGGGTTGTTCCCCAGCCTCCGGAGAAACGTACGGGTAAACGTGTAGCAGTTGTAGGTTCAGGTCCTGCAGGACTGGCTACGGCAGCTCAGTTGAACAAAGCAGGTCACTCGGTAACCGTATACGAGCGCTCCGATCGTGTCGGTGGTTTGCTGATGTATGGCATCCCTACGATGAAATTGGACAAAAACGTCGTTCAGCGTCGTGTTGATTTGCTTGAAGCAGAAGGCATTCAATTTGTAACCAACACGGAGATCGGTAAAGATATTGCTGCCCAGCAACTGGTGGATGATTATGATGCCGTTGTCCTGTGCGGTGGTGCAACCAAACCACGTGAGTTCAACATTGAAGGCAGTGATTTGAAAGGCGTGCACTACGCCATGGATTTCCTGAACGGCAGCATCAAAAGTTACCTGGACTCCAACCTGGAGGATGGTAACTACCTGTCAGCACAGGACAAGGATGTTATCGTCATCGGTGGCGGGGATACAGGTTCCGACTGTGTAGCTACATCGCTTCGTCATGGATGTCGGAGCATTACACAATTTGGTACACATACTCAGGCTCCTATGGAACGTGATCGTATTAATAACCCTTGGCCTCAATTCCCGAATGTATATACTCTGGATTATGCGCAAGAAGAGGCAAAAGCACTGTTTGGTGATGATCCACGTGAGTTCTCTATCATGACGACCAAATTTGTGGGTGACGATGAGGGGAATCTCAAAGAACTTCATACCGTTCAAATCGAGCGTATTGTAGATGAGACTGGACGTAAAATCTATCAGCCGATTCCGGGTACAGAACGTGTCTTCCCAGCTCAAATGGCTCTGATTGCTATTGGTTTTGACGGACCGGAACAGACTCTGGTTGAGCAACTTGGACTTGCAACAGACCGGCGTACCAACGTTAAGGCACGTTATGGCAAATACAATACTAATGTGGATAAAGTATTTGCAGCAGGTGACATGCGTCGTGGTCAAAGTCTGGTTGTATGGGCAATTAATGAAGGCCGTGAAGCTGCTCGTGAAGTGGACAAATACTTGATGGGTTCTACAGTTCTCGTATAA
- a CDS encoding dihydrofolate reductase, whose amino-acid sequence MSIELVWAMGENGVIGLNNSIPWRLPKDMAFFKQRTLNKTIIMGRNTWESFGAKPLPQRRNIVVTRDLDYKADQAEVVHTIEEGLELTKGEELCVIGGSQVYREFLPLADRLVVTKIHEDFEGDTFFPEVDWSEWELTEQIEGDQDEKNVYAYTFEFYERKR is encoded by the coding sequence TTGAGCATTGAACTGGTATGGGCGATGGGCGAGAACGGCGTCATTGGATTGAATAATTCCATTCCGTGGCGTTTACCTAAAGATATGGCCTTTTTCAAGCAGCGCACGTTGAACAAAACGATTATTATGGGACGTAATACATGGGAATCCTTTGGGGCCAAGCCACTTCCACAACGTCGGAATATTGTCGTAACCAGAGATCTGGACTATAAAGCGGATCAGGCTGAAGTGGTGCACACGATTGAAGAGGGGTTGGAACTGACAAAAGGGGAAGAGCTTTGCGTCATTGGTGGTTCCCAGGTCTATCGTGAATTTTTACCGCTCGCAGATCGTCTGGTGGTGACCAAAATCCATGAGGATTTTGAAGGGGATACCTTTTTCCCGGAAGTGGATTGGTCGGAGTGGGAGCTAACAGAACAGATCGAAGGCGATCAAGATGAAAAAAATGTTTATGCGTATACGTTTGAGTTTTATGAACGAAAACGGTAA
- the thyA gene encoding thymidylate synthase: MKNYLDLLQDILDTGVHKGDRTGTGTQSVFGRQLRYDLSEGFPLVTTKRIHLKSVIHELLWFLSGDTNISYLKENGVKIWDDWADENGDLGPVYGSQWRTWEAPNGEKIDQIAAVIDSIKNNPDSRRHLVSAWNVAEINNMKLPPCHFAFQFYVAEGKLSCMLTMRSVDTFLGLPFNIASYALLTHMIAQQCDLEVGEFIWSGGDVHIYSNHVEQVKTQLEREPYALPKLVIKRKPDSIFDYTFEDFEFENYQHHPAIKAPIAV; this comes from the coding sequence TTGAAAAACTATCTCGATTTATTACAGGATATTCTGGATACAGGCGTGCATAAGGGAGATCGTACCGGAACTGGAACACAGTCGGTATTTGGCAGACAACTTCGATATGACCTGTCCGAAGGGTTCCCGCTGGTAACAACCAAGCGAATTCATCTGAAATCAGTCATTCATGAGTTGTTGTGGTTTTTGAGCGGGGATACGAATATATCCTACCTGAAAGAAAACGGTGTGAAAATCTGGGATGATTGGGCTGACGAAAACGGTGATTTGGGTCCGGTTTATGGATCACAATGGCGTACTTGGGAAGCGCCTAACGGGGAAAAGATTGATCAGATTGCTGCCGTTATTGATTCGATCAAAAATAACCCGGATTCGCGGCGTCATCTCGTTAGCGCCTGGAATGTGGCAGAGATTAACAACATGAAATTGCCTCCTTGCCATTTCGCGTTTCAGTTCTATGTGGCTGAGGGTAAACTATCGTGTATGCTTACGATGCGTTCTGTAGATACGTTCCTCGGGCTGCCATTTAATATTGCAAGCTACGCATTGCTGACACATATGATTGCCCAGCAGTGTGATCTTGAAGTTGGAGAGTTCATCTGGTCCGGTGGGGATGTGCACATCTACTCTAATCATGTGGAACAAGTGAAAACCCAGTTGGAACGTGAGCCATACGCGTTGCCTAAACTGGTGATCAAGCGCAAGCCGGATTCCATTTTTGATTATACGTTTGAAGATTTTGAGTTTGAGAACTATCAGCATCATCCGGCTATTAAAGCCCCGATTGCAGTATAA
- the lpdA gene encoding dihydrolipoyl dehydrogenase, whose product MVVGDASLNIDTLVIGAGPGGYVAAIRAAQLGQSVLIVDKSELGGVCLNRGCIPSKALISAAHQYESALHGDAFGISAENVKVDFSKTQEFKNGVVKKMTGGVAGLLKGNKVEVFNGECMFINENEARVFNDHESPRYKFKNAIIATGSRPIELKPFPFGGRILSSTEALNLPEVPKSLIVIGGGYIGAELGQMYSKFGAKVTIIEGLDTVLPGFDKDMTSLVAKNMKKTGIEIVTGAKAESAEQTDKDVTVKYSVNGESKEVTADYLLVTVGRRPNTDGELGLDLIGVDVDERGFVKVDHQGRTSIPHIFAIGDIVSGLALAHKASYEGKVAAEAIAGQPSVVDYKCMPAVVFTDPECSSVGYTEKEAKEKGYKVKAGKFPYAGNGRAVSLNHAEGFVKIVADEESGLVLGCQIVGLEASNLIAELGLAIEMGATLEDLALTIHAHPTLGEIVMEAAELVMGHPIHIISR is encoded by the coding sequence ATGGTAGTAGGCGACGCTTCTCTCAATATCGACACATTAGTAATTGGTGCAGGACCTGGCGGCTATGTAGCTGCCATCCGTGCTGCACAACTGGGCCAAAGCGTATTGATCGTAGACAAATCCGAGCTGGGCGGCGTATGTTTGAACCGCGGATGTATCCCATCCAAAGCTCTGATCTCTGCTGCACACCAATACGAGTCTGCACTTCACGGCGATGCTTTCGGTATCTCCGCTGAGAACGTAAAAGTAGACTTCAGCAAAACTCAAGAATTCAAAAACGGCGTTGTTAAGAAAATGACTGGCGGCGTAGCTGGTTTGCTCAAAGGCAACAAAGTTGAAGTTTTCAATGGTGAGTGCATGTTCATCAATGAAAACGAAGCTCGTGTATTTAACGATCACGAGTCACCACGTTACAAATTTAAAAATGCAATCATTGCAACAGGTTCCCGTCCAATCGAACTGAAACCTTTCCCGTTTGGCGGACGCATTCTGTCTTCGACAGAAGCATTGAACTTGCCTGAAGTACCGAAAAGTCTGATCGTTATCGGTGGCGGTTATATCGGTGCTGAGCTTGGTCAAATGTACTCCAAATTCGGTGCTAAAGTAACCATCATCGAAGGTTTGGATACGGTACTGCCAGGTTTTGATAAAGACATGACTAGCCTCGTAGCTAAAAACATGAAGAAAACAGGCATCGAAATCGTAACGGGTGCAAAAGCTGAAAGTGCTGAGCAAACGGATAAAGATGTAACTGTTAAATATTCCGTAAATGGTGAATCTAAAGAAGTAACTGCAGATTACCTGCTCGTTACGGTTGGACGTCGTCCAAATACAGACGGAGAGCTTGGTCTGGATCTGATTGGCGTAGACGTTGACGAGCGTGGATTCGTTAAAGTTGATCACCAAGGCCGTACTAGCATTCCTCACATCTTTGCAATCGGTGATATCGTATCCGGTCTGGCACTTGCCCACAAAGCTTCTTATGAAGGTAAAGTGGCTGCTGAAGCGATCGCAGGACAACCATCTGTAGTTGACTACAAATGTATGCCGGCAGTTGTGTTCACAGATCCTGAGTGCTCCAGCGTAGGTTACACGGAGAAAGAAGCAAAAGAAAAAGGCTACAAAGTAAAAGCTGGCAAATTCCCTTATGCGGGTAATGGCCGTGCTGTATCTTTGAATCATGCTGAAGGCTTCGTGAAAATCGTTGCTGACGAAGAAAGCGGCCTCGTATTGGGTTGCCAAATCGTAGGTCTGGAAGCTTCCAACCTGATTGCTGAGCTTGGTCTCGCAATTGAAATGGGTGCTACTCTGGAAGATTTGGCGCTGACTATTCACGCTCACCCTACTTTGGGCGAAATCGTGATGGAAGCTGCGGAACTGGTTATGGGTCACCCGATCCACATCATTTCCCGCTAA
- a CDS encoding dihydrolipoamide acetyltransferase family protein, with translation MAKFEYKFPELGEGLHEGEIIKMHIKVGDKVTDDDIIMEVQNDKAVVEVPCPVNGTVTEVFAKDGQICHVGEVVAIIDAEGELPEQDDAPASEQEKDAAQGGADTSGSSEAASSSDAAKEGGNNSVPAVPAKDVLATPSVRKFAREQGVDIAQVNGTGNNGKVTKEDVESFKNGGGQSAAASSEAPAQEEKKSAAPAAAAADQRLEEERVPFKGIRKAISNAMVKSAYTAPHVTIMDEVDVTELVAFRTRMKPIAEKKGTKVTYLPFIVKALVAASRQFPALNAMIDEEANEIVYKKYYNIGIATDTDNGLIVPVIKDADRKSIWMIADSIRDLAARGREGKLGPNEMKGSTISITNIGSAGGMFFTPIINFPEVAILGTGRISEKAVVKNGEIVAAPVMALSLSFDHRIIDGATAQNFMNYIKQLLANPELLVMEV, from the coding sequence TTGGCTAAATTTGAATACAAATTCCCTGAACTGGGCGAAGGCCTACACGAAGGCGAAATTATCAAGATGCACATCAAAGTCGGTGACAAAGTAACTGACGACGATATCATCATGGAAGTACAGAATGACAAAGCGGTAGTGGAAGTACCTTGTCCGGTTAACGGAACGGTTACAGAAGTGTTCGCTAAAGACGGTCAAATTTGCCATGTTGGTGAAGTAGTTGCCATTATTGATGCAGAAGGTGAACTTCCTGAGCAAGACGATGCTCCTGCAAGCGAGCAAGAAAAAGATGCAGCTCAAGGTGGCGCTGACACAAGCGGTTCTTCAGAAGCAGCTTCCAGCTCGGATGCAGCCAAAGAAGGCGGAAACAACAGCGTTCCGGCAGTACCTGCCAAAGACGTTCTGGCAACACCTAGCGTGCGTAAGTTTGCTCGCGAACAAGGCGTAGACATCGCTCAGGTTAACGGTACTGGCAACAACGGTAAAGTTACCAAAGAAGATGTTGAATCCTTCAAAAATGGTGGCGGTCAATCCGCAGCGGCATCTTCCGAAGCTCCTGCTCAAGAAGAGAAAAAATCCGCAGCACCAGCAGCGGCTGCAGCTGATCAACGCCTTGAAGAAGAACGCGTACCATTCAAAGGTATCCGTAAAGCTATCTCCAATGCTATGGTTAAATCGGCTTACACAGCACCTCACGTTACAATCATGGACGAAGTGGACGTAACTGAACTGGTTGCTTTCCGTACTCGCATGAAACCTATTGCAGAGAAAAAAGGTACAAAAGTTACTTACTTGCCATTCATCGTTAAAGCATTGGTTGCGGCTTCCCGTCAATTCCCTGCTTTGAACGCAATGATCGATGAAGAAGCAAATGAAATTGTATACAAAAAATACTACAACATCGGTATCGCTACAGATACAGACAACGGCTTGATCGTTCCTGTAATCAAAGATGCTGATCGCAAATCCATCTGGATGATCGCTGATTCCATCCGTGATCTTGCAGCTCGTGGACGCGAAGGCAAGTTGGGTCCTAATGAAATGAAAGGCAGCACGATCTCCATCACTAACATCGGTTCCGCTGGCGGTATGTTCTTCACTCCGATCATCAACTTCCCTGAGGTTGCAATCCTCGGAACTGGACGTATCAGCGAAAAAGCCGTTGTGAAAAACGGAGAAATCGTTGCAGCACCTGTAATGGCTCTTTCCTTGAGCTTCGACCACCGTATTATCGATGGTGCTACAGCACAAAACTTTATGAATTACATTAAACAGCTGCTCGCTAACCCTGAGCTGCTTGTTATGGAGGTGTAA